The following DNA comes from Candidatus Omnitrophota bacterium.
TAACCAGGCAAAAGCGCAGGGAGAGGGGGTTCATTTTCCCGACGGACGAGCTTATAAAGGGTTTCAGGGGGAATTTCAAGCTGTGGCTTATCAGGAAAGTCCCGTACCTGAGGATACTGGGCGTGATCCTGGTGATACTGGCCCTGGCAAGGCCCCAGCTCGCGCGGGAAGCCGAGATCAAGAAAGAAGGTATCGCCATCATGCTCGCTATCGATACCTCCAGCACGATGACGGCCGATGACATCAAGCTAGGGCTGGAAGACATGGTCGAAAAGGATATGCTGGGCAAGTCACGGAACGTCACCCGGATAGATGCGGTAAAAGAGGTCGCGAGGGATTTCATAAACTCGCGCGAGAACGACATAATAGGGGTTATCGCTTTCGCGGCGGACGCTTTCGTGGTATGCCCTCCCACGTTCGACCACGAGTGGCTTCTTAAGAGCCTGGAAAGGGTGAAGATAGGGATCATCAAGGACGGCACCGCGATAGGCTCGGGGATACTCTCCAGCCTGAACTCGCTCAAGGA
Coding sequences within:
- a CDS encoding VWA domain-containing protein — its product is MIFKNPFVLSLLLAYFFALFITRQKRRERGFIFPTDELIKGFRGNFKLWLIRKVPYLRILGVILVILALARPQLAREAEIKKEGIAIMLAIDTSSTMTADDIKLGLEDMVEKDMLGKSRNVTRIDAVKEVARDFINSRENDIIGVIAFAADAFVVCPPTFDHEWLLKSLERVKIGIIKDGTAIGSGILSSLNSLKDVEARSKVIVLLTDGINNFGRISPLVAAKAARALGVKIYPIGVVRAGGGLQEADDGSGRRVYREPVIQVDEEELKKIATLTDGAYFRASDMNTLRESYREIDRLEKTGIEQKSFEEYVDVFQYFIFPALGLLLLEMILRNTFLRRIP